Proteins from a single region of Candidatus Saccharibacteria bacterium:
- a CDS encoding class I tRNA ligase family protein, with amino-acid sequence MKRYNPSDIEQKWQEKWEQDGTYKVDLDDHSKPKYLGMSMLPGITGAGIHIGHGRTFQFSDIKVRAKRQQGFNAYNPIGWDSFGLPVENYAIKLGKKPREAHDEAKVHFKKQLKRLGYSYDWSKEISTADPQYYRWTQWIFNQLYEHGLAYQKESPQWWCETDQTVLANEQVEGGRCWRCGNQVVKRNLKQWFFKITEYADEMLEATDDLNWTEMVKTMQKNWIGKSQGAEVEFKIDSSDEAITVFTTRPDTLFGATVVVLAPEHELAKKLVNDDTKEAVEAYIAEAARKSEIERMNDTREKTGVFSGSYAINPVNGEKVPIWIADYVLVGYGTGAIMAVPAHDERDFAFAEKFNIPIVQVIAPSVTDPANPPQEDKEDTRRTVVQCIVKHPTEDKYLTLKWNKHDWHTFITGGVEDDEELIDAAMREIREETGYKNLIHVRTMPLKVNANFYAAHKDVNRNIISTILEFELKDLERDEQKLEAHESFEVVWTDKKDIGTLAPVTELPFIQDWFSGSKMLHVGEGQMINSGIFTGRRSEDVREEIVAWLEEQGLGNSKVVYKMRDWLISRQRYWGAPIPIIHCDEHGAVPVPDDQLPVILPDVEDYKPKDGNISALAGVTDWVNTTCPVCDKPAKRETDTMDGYACSSWYFLRYMDPFNDTQAWNPETEAHWGPVDYYNGADHAVAHLLYSRFWMRFFHKLGLVSHPEPFSRMMYNAYIMAPDGLKMSKSKGNVIDPLEIMDSGYGADSLRLYEMFIAPYDIEAPWDTRGVPGTYRFLNRVWTLAQEYIDSTESSTNPAAEAQILSIAHKTVKKVTSDIENDKFNTAVSTMMEAVNGYYKLKESHPINKSDAWKFAIESLLQVLSPFAPHITEELWHQMGYETTIHIDTWPKWDDAYLQAGDMKTIIVQVNGKLRGKIEAPTSASEDEVKKAAQNEPNVQKFLGGKSPVKVIYVPGRLVNIVIK; translated from the coding sequence ATGAAGCGCTATAATCCCTCCGATATCGAACAGAAATGGCAAGAAAAATGGGAGCAGGATGGCACGTACAAGGTAGATCTTGACGACCATTCAAAGCCCAAGTATCTCGGCATGAGTATGCTGCCAGGTATTACAGGTGCCGGGATTCATATCGGACACGGGCGAACGTTCCAATTTAGCGACATTAAAGTCCGCGCCAAAAGGCAGCAGGGCTTTAATGCGTATAACCCTATTGGATGGGACTCTTTTGGGCTACCGGTTGAAAACTATGCAATTAAACTGGGTAAAAAACCTCGCGAGGCGCACGACGAGGCGAAAGTTCATTTTAAAAAGCAGCTAAAGCGACTTGGCTATAGCTATGATTGGTCGAAAGAGATCAGCACTGCCGACCCGCAGTATTATCGCTGGACTCAGTGGATTTTTAACCAGCTATACGAACACGGCCTCGCCTACCAAAAAGAAAGCCCGCAGTGGTGGTGCGAAACCGACCAAACAGTGCTTGCAAACGAACAGGTAGAGGGCGGCAGATGTTGGCGTTGTGGCAATCAGGTGGTGAAGCGAAACTTAAAACAGTGGTTTTTTAAGATTACCGAATACGCCGACGAAATGCTGGAAGCGACCGACGATTTGAATTGGACCGAAATGGTGAAGACGATGCAGAAAAACTGGATCGGCAAGTCACAAGGTGCAGAAGTCGAATTTAAGATTGATAGTAGCGACGAGGCGATTACGGTATTTACAACACGCCCCGACACCCTATTTGGTGCGACTGTTGTGGTGCTTGCCCCAGAACACGAGCTAGCGAAAAAACTAGTGAACGACGACACAAAAGAGGCGGTTGAGGCATATATTGCAGAGGCGGCTCGCAAATCAGAAATCGAGCGCATGAATGATACCCGCGAAAAGACAGGTGTGTTTAGTGGTAGCTATGCAATTAATCCGGTAAATGGTGAGAAAGTGCCGATTTGGATTGCCGATTACGTACTAGTGGGCTACGGAACCGGTGCAATTATGGCTGTTCCTGCACACGACGAACGCGACTTTGCGTTTGCCGAAAAGTTTAATATTCCTATTGTTCAGGTAATTGCCCCATCGGTGACCGATCCCGCAAATCCGCCGCAAGAAGACAAGGAAGACACGCGTCGTACAGTGGTGCAGTGTATTGTAAAACATCCTACCGAAGATAAATACCTGACCCTAAAGTGGAATAAGCACGACTGGCACACGTTTATTACGGGTGGGGTTGAAGACGACGAAGAATTGATTGACGCCGCAATGCGCGAAATTCGCGAAGAAACAGGCTACAAGAACCTTATCCATGTGCGCACGATGCCGCTCAAGGTGAACGCTAATTTTTACGCTGCCCACAAAGATGTGAACCGCAATATTATTTCGACAATCTTGGAATTTGAGCTAAAAGATCTTGAACGCGACGAGCAAAAGCTAGAGGCACACGAATCTTTTGAGGTGGTTTGGACTGATAAAAAAGATATCGGAACGCTTGCACCTGTTACGGAATTACCATTCATTCAAGATTGGTTTAGCGGAAGCAAAATGCTGCACGTCGGCGAAGGTCAAATGATCAACTCGGGTATTTTTACCGGTCGTCGATCCGAAGATGTTCGCGAAGAGATTGTTGCGTGGCTAGAAGAGCAGGGGCTTGGTAATTCAAAGGTTGTCTACAAAATGCGTGACTGGCTTATTAGCCGTCAGCGTTATTGGGGTGCACCGATCCCTATCATCCACTGTGACGAGCACGGAGCCGTGCCAGTTCCAGATGACCAGCTGCCGGTTATTTTGCCAGATGTCGAGGATTACAAGCCGAAAGATGGCAATATTTCGGCGCTTGCCGGGGTGACCGATTGGGTAAATACTACTTGCCCTGTGTGTGATAAGCCCGCAAAACGCGAGACCGACACGATGGATGGCTACGCTTGTAGCAGCTGGTATTTCCTTCGCTACATGGATCCGTTCAACGATACGCAGGCCTGGAACCCAGAAACCGAAGCTCACTGGGGTCCTGTCGATTACTACAATGGCGCCGATCATGCGGTTGCGCACTTGCTGTACTCGCGTTTTTGGATGCGATTCTTTCACAAGCTCGGCCTTGTTTCGCACCCCGAGCCGTTTAGCCGCATGATGTATAACGCCTACATTATGGCGCCAGACGGTCTAAAAATGAGTAAGTCTAAAGGCAATGTGATTGACCCGCTAGAGATCATGGATAGCGGCTACGGTGCCGACAGCCTGCGCCTTTACGAAATGTTTATTGCGCCATATGATATCGAAGCGCCATGGGATACGCGTGGTGTTCCGGGTACGTACAGGTTCCTTAATCGTGTCTGGACACTTGCCCAGGAATATATCGACTCGACTGAATCAAGCACGAATCCAGCGGCGGAAGCTCAAATTCTTTCTATTGCTCACAAAACGGTTAAAAAAGTAACGAGCGATATCGAAAACGACAAATTCAATACTGCAGTTTCAACGATGATGGAAGCGGTAAATGGTTATTACAAGCTAAAAGAATCGCACCCAATCAACAAGTCGGACGCTTGGAAGTTCGCGATCGAAAGCCTTCTTCAGGTGCTTTCGCCGTTCGCACCGCATATTACCGAAGAGCTGTGGCACCAAATGGGCTATGAAACAACCATTCATATCGACACATGGCCAAAGTGGGACGACGCCTATCTTCAGGCTGGCGACATGAAAACGATTATCGTTCAGGTAAACGGTAAGCTTCGTGGCAAGATAGAGGCACCTACTAGCGCCTCTGAAGATGAGGTGAAAAAAGCCGCACAAAATGAGCCAAACGTTCAGAAGTTCCTGGGTGGCAAATCGCCAGTGAAGGTTATTTACGTTCCGGGCCGGCTTGTTAATATCGTTATAAAGTAG
- the nusB gene encoding transcription antitermination factor NusB, which produces MASNRHLGRIVALQSLYEYEFRTGSEDTSVDIDEILGRNLERYESAIEDKDFVSSLVKGVIAEQPDLDEKIQPIAPDWPIEQIARIDRSILRIGLYELLHLAKIVPPKVAINEAVELAKAFGSDNSSKFVNGVLGTAYRTLVEGNSDNAESKV; this is translated from the coding sequence ATGGCCTCAAACCGCCACCTTGGACGAATCGTCGCACTGCAAAGCCTTTACGAGTACGAATTTCGTACAGGCTCTGAAGATACTTCGGTGGATATCGATGAAATCCTAGGACGCAATCTTGAGCGTTACGAATCGGCTATCGAAGACAAAGATTTTGTTAGCAGCTTAGTAAAAGGCGTTATTGCCGAGCAGCCCGATCTCGATGAAAAAATCCAGCCTATCGCGCCTGATTGGCCTATCGAGCAAATAGCCCGGATCGACCGGTCTATTCTGCGTATTGGTCTGTATGAACTACTTCATCTTGCCAAGATTGTTCCGCCGAAAGTTGCGATCAACGAGGCGGTAGAGCTCGCCAAAGCGTTTGGTTCTGATAACTCAAGCAAGTTTGTAAACGGTGTCCTTGGCACCGCTTACCGCACACTTGTCGAAGGGAACTCAGACAATGCAGAATCCAAAGTTTGA
- a CDS encoding NUDIX domain-containing protein has product MQNPKFERFKKYFRRPGASIQEIVREPTAGGVVFRRNKENEVEILLIQDAKDRWTIPKGHIEEGETAQQTAKREIGEEAGLHDTEVLGWLGKIHFRYRRVDRLVLMTTQIYLVRAKGDTNAIKKEEWMNGIRWFKFHEALDVIEYEDIGKLMLLAMKRIRQENL; this is encoded by the coding sequence ATGCAGAATCCAAAGTTTGAACGATTTAAAAAATACTTTCGACGTCCGGGCGCCTCGATCCAAGAGATAGTTCGCGAGCCAACGGCCGGAGGCGTTGTATTTCGCCGCAACAAAGAAAATGAAGTAGAAATACTCCTCATCCAAGATGCAAAAGACCGCTGGACAATTCCGAAAGGGCATATCGAAGAGGGTGAAACGGCCCAGCAAACTGCGAAGCGCGAAATCGGTGAAGAGGCAGGCCTGCATGATACCGAAGTGCTGGGGTGGTTAGGAAAAATCCATTTCCGCTACCGACGCGTCGACCGATTGGTCCTTATGACAACGCAAATCTATCTCGTGCGCGCAAAAGGCGACACGAACGCAATTAAAAAAGAAGAGTGGATGAACGGCATCAGATGGTTCAAGTTCCATGAAGCGCTCGATGTTATCGAATACGAGGATATCGGCAAACTGATGCTTCTCGCCATGAAACGAATCCGCCAGGAGAACCTATAA
- the rnc gene encoding ribonuclease III: MQVTPYQEFALEHLGFEYKNIDLFITALTHRSYVNEHKKSVNEHNERLEFLGDAVLELVVTDYLFRNFSEPEGILTSWRASLVRTESIGEAGDKLGYESLIRMSKGEKNGSQRARQQILANAFEAVIGSIYLERGYADAEAFITKHILSKLDEIIASGSWRDPKSHLQEVSQRIDNHTPVYKVLEEIGPDHDKVFTLGVFVADRLMGQGSGPSKQVAQQAAARAALKAYEKRSQD, translated from the coding sequence ATGCAAGTAACACCCTACCAGGAATTTGCACTAGAGCACCTGGGCTTTGAATATAAAAACATCGATCTTTTTATTACCGCACTAACGCACCGTAGTTATGTCAACGAGCACAAAAAGAGCGTCAACGAACACAATGAACGCCTAGAGTTTTTGGGTGATGCTGTTCTTGAGCTGGTTGTTACCGACTACTTGTTTCGGAACTTTAGCGAACCCGAAGGCATTTTAACTAGTTGGCGCGCGTCGCTTGTCCGTACCGAAAGTATTGGCGAGGCTGGTGATAAGCTTGGTTACGAATCGCTTATTCGCATGAGCAAAGGCGAAAAAAACGGCAGCCAGCGCGCACGTCAGCAGATTTTAGCCAACGCGTTTGAAGCGGTTATCGGCTCGATTTACCTCGAGAGAGGCTATGCGGACGCTGAAGCGTTCATAACGAAACATATCCTGTCGAAGCTCGATGAAATTATTGCCTCTGGTAGCTGGCGCGACCCGAAATCGCACCTTCAAGAGGTATCCCAGCGTATCGACAACCATACGCCCGTGTATAAAGTTCTAGAGGAAATCGGTCCAGATCACGATAAGGTCTTTACCCTAGGCGTCTTTGTTGCAGATAGACTTATGGGCCAAGGAAGCGGCCCAAGTAAGCAGGTTGCGCAGCAGGCGGCTGCACGAGCGGCGCTAAAGGCCTACGAAAAGCGTTCTCAAGATTGA
- the rpsP gene encoding 30S ribosomal protein S16, which produces MLAIRLQRIGRKGYPVYRLAVQESQRHPSSGRVVAYVGSYNPHTKEATIQVEAAQKYLDNGAQPSPRIVKLLKDAGVKLPSWVKEAATDKQKTIRNAEKLRKNQPKEEAPAEAEETTEA; this is translated from the coding sequence ATGCTCGCAATTCGTTTGCAACGTATCGGCCGTAAAGGCTACCCTGTGTACCGCCTAGCCGTACAGGAATCTCAGCGCCACCCATCAAGTGGTCGTGTTGTTGCCTATGTTGGTAGTTACAACCCACACACTAAAGAAGCAACTATTCAAGTAGAAGCTGCTCAAAAATACCTCGACAATGGTGCTCAGCCATCACCTCGTATCGTTAAGCTCCTCAAGGATGCTGGCGTTAAGCTTCCAAGCTGGGTAAAAGAAGCTGCGACTGACAAACAGAAGACTATCCGAAACGCTGAAAAACTTCGCAAGAACCAGCCAAAAGAAGAAGCTCCTGCAGAAGCCGAAGAAACAACCGAAGCCTAA
- a CDS encoding KH domain-containing protein, giving the protein MSTIDQQFVEYIVKSLVGYPDDVVVDRLIDEKGVLLTLTVNPDDLGRVIGKRGVTAQSLRTLLRALGTKNDARYNLKIVNNDDERENYTISSEASDDEPVKNSTDEPVDKESNLARNTRKELAELDDLDI; this is encoded by the coding sequence ATGTCGACCATAGACCAACAATTTGTAGAATATATCGTAAAATCTCTCGTAGGTTACCCAGACGATGTTGTTGTTGATAGACTCATCGATGAAAAGGGTGTGCTATTAACGCTTACCGTCAATCCAGACGACCTTGGTCGTGTTATTGGAAAACGGGGTGTGACCGCGCAAAGCCTACGGACGCTTTTACGAGCACTTGGTACTAAAAACGACGCCAGGTACAATCTTAAAATCGTCAATAACGACGACGAGCGTGAAAACTATACTATCTCATCTGAGGCCTCAGATGACGAGCCTGTGAAAAACTCTACAGATGAACCTGTGGATAAGGAATCGAATCTTGCAAGAAACACTCGAAAAGAGCTTGCAGAACTCGATGATCTCGATATATAA
- the trmD gene encoding tRNA (guanosine(37)-N1)-methyltransferase TrmD produces the protein MKKIQVITLFPEMFEGVLNNSMMWKAQDKGAAEFTLINLRDFGIGPRKQVDDTPYGGGDGMLLKPEPLFAAVEKAKANDPTAKVALMTPRGQRWKQSLAQQWADDERGIIFICGRYEGYDERIVTLVDEQVSVGDYVLTGGELPAMTIIDSIVRLIPGVLGGEKSAEIESFSDGETLEFPQYTRPEDFRGLVVPDVLLSGNHANIEKWRAQNSFKAE, from the coding sequence ATGAAAAAAATCCAAGTCATAACCCTATTTCCCGAGATGTTCGAAGGTGTTTTGAACAATTCCATGATGTGGAAGGCGCAAGATAAAGGCGCGGCTGAATTTACACTGATTAATCTGCGAGATTTTGGAATCGGCCCCCGCAAGCAAGTAGACGATACACCGTACGGTGGTGGCGACGGCATGCTATTAAAACCAGAGCCGTTGTTTGCTGCGGTCGAAAAGGCAAAAGCGAACGATCCAACGGCCAAGGTGGCGCTCATGACGCCTCGCGGTCAGCGCTGGAAACAATCTTTGGCGCAGCAGTGGGCAGACGACGAACGGGGTATTATTTTTATCTGTGGCCGCTACGAGGGGTACGATGAGCGTATTGTAACGCTTGTAGATGAGCAGGTGAGCGTGGGTGACTACGTGCTGACTGGTGGCGAGTTACCTGCCATGACGATCATAGATAGTATTGTACGACTTATTCCTGGCGTACTTGGCGGTGAGAAAAGTGCCGAGATCGAAAGCTTTAGCGACGGCGAAACGTTAGAGTTCCCCCAATACACCCGCCCAGAGGACTTTAGGGGGCTTGTCGTGCCTGACGTTTTGCTTAGTGGCAATCATGCTAATATTGAAAAATGGCGCGCTCAGAACTCGTTTAAAGCAGAATAA
- a CDS encoding lysine--tRNA ligase, translating into MATMKEFREERIKKLEKLHSMGYNPYPAKANRTVMADAISANFDTLNGKSETVFGRIKSIRKFGKIAFIVVRDFSGSVQLFLQAQNLQPSNSSKGFIGIEDLNLLDTGDFIEATGEVIKTKTGEVSLALSELKLITKTLRPMPLDHESFTDKEERLRRRYVDMNVNIDVRNRFVRRSKFWQATRDFLNSKDFIEVNNNVLEVTAGGADANPFVTHMDALGQDFFLRISHELPLKRLLVAGFEKVFEIGPRFRNENYSDEHLPEHNAMEWYWASADWEMGMELTEEMIRYVCDKTWGTRQFTLADGQQVDFGKDGEHFERISFVKILKDQYDIDVFESEMPEIQAKLKAENLEVEKTDNRIRSLDKLWKKYRKTIAGPVFLVDIPVFMQPLAKTNASDTRLTEQFNLVFGGSEMCKAFSELNDPIDQLNRFKEQQKMRDAGDDEAQMLDIDFVEALEYGMPPACGLGYSERIFWSLEGISAREGIPFPQLKSEVDETTKDIYPDIKFN; encoded by the coding sequence ATGGCTACAATGAAAGAGTTTCGCGAAGAGCGAATTAAAAAACTAGAAAAGCTGCATAGCATGGGCTACAATCCGTATCCCGCCAAAGCTAACCGAACCGTTATGGCCGATGCTATCTCGGCTAATTTTGATACCCTAAATGGAAAGTCCGAAACAGTCTTTGGGCGTATCAAGTCGATTCGAAAATTCGGTAAAATAGCTTTTATCGTTGTGCGAGATTTTTCTGGTTCAGTTCAACTCTTTTTACAGGCGCAAAATCTACAGCCCTCTAATAGCAGTAAGGGGTTCATCGGTATCGAGGATCTCAATCTGCTTGATACGGGCGACTTTATTGAGGCAACTGGCGAGGTTATCAAAACAAAGACCGGCGAGGTTTCACTTGCCCTATCCGAGCTCAAGCTTATTACAAAAACGCTCCGACCTATGCCGCTCGACCACGAAAGCTTTACCGACAAAGAAGAGCGACTTCGCCGCCGATATGTTGACATGAACGTTAATATCGACGTTCGCAACCGGTTTGTCCGCCGCTCTAAGTTTTGGCAAGCAACCCGTGACTTTTTAAACTCAAAAGACTTCATTGAGGTTAACAACAATGTCCTCGAAGTAACCGCCGGCGGCGCCGATGCAAATCCATTTGTCACTCATATGGACGCGCTTGGCCAGGATTTCTTCTTGAGGATCAGCCACGAACTACCCCTAAAGCGTCTGCTCGTTGCTGGGTTCGAAAAAGTATTCGAAATCGGGCCTCGTTTCCGCAACGAAAACTACAGCGACGAACACCTTCCCGAGCACAACGCCATGGAATGGTACTGGGCTTCTGCCGACTGGGAAATGGGCATGGAACTCACCGAAGAAATGATCCGCTATGTCTGTGATAAGACATGGGGCACGCGGCAGTTTACTCTTGCCGATGGCCAACAGGTGGATTTTGGCAAAGACGGCGAGCATTTTGAACGTATTAGCTTTGTAAAAATCCTAAAAGACCAATACGATATCGACGTTTTTGAATCCGAAATGCCAGAAATCCAGGCGAAACTAAAGGCCGAGAACTTAGAAGTTGAAAAGACCGATAATCGTATTCGCAGCCTTGATAAACTATGGAAAAAATACCGCAAAACAATCGCTGGTCCCGTTTTCCTTGTTGATATTCCTGTGTTTATGCAACCTTTGGCAAAAACAAACGCTAGCGACACGCGTCTCACCGAACAATTCAATCTTGTATTCGGTGGAAGCGAAATGTGTAAGGCATTCAGCGAGCTCAACGACCCAATCGATCAGCTAAACCGCTTTAAAGAGCAGCAAAAAATGCGCGACGCCGGCGATGACGAGGCGCAAATGCTTGATATCGATTTCGTAGAAGCACTCGAATATGGCATGCCACCAGCCTGTGGGCTTGGCTACAGCGAGCGAATTTTCTGGAGCCTAGAGGGTATTTCTGCGCGCGAAGGTATTCCTTTCCCTCAGCTAAAAAGCGAGGTCGACGAAACCACCAAAGATATCTACCCCGATATAAAGTTCAACTAA
- a CDS encoding CDP-alcohol phosphatidyltransferase family protein yields MVSSAKSSRVTFTGRLVEWSRWFFSLLVEPLAIVLEPHTNSRVVRNIPNAISVLRAILGGAAAWGIYHATSSPERWTYIVVILLLVLSDGIDGTLARRLKVTSVFGAIFDPLSDKLLIGGLVYGLCLKFDSPFFWKAAIVLASIELANIMAGAVSGALVNSQGTSEKAGASNIGKVKMGVECAAVFLGWILLPMTPEGVLVCGSLVTFAIPLAIGSLYGYLSKAVRVAISLARRDTTD; encoded by the coding sequence ATGGTCAGCTCTGCTAAAAGCAGCCGAGTAACGTTCACCGGACGGCTCGTCGAGTGGAGTAGGTGGTTTTTTAGCCTCCTCGTAGAACCCCTCGCGATCGTTCTCGAACCTCACACCAACAGTAGGGTCGTGAGAAATATCCCAAACGCCATATCCGTTCTAAGGGCAATCCTGGGCGGGGCGGCGGCCTGGGGCATCTATCACGCAACAAGCAGCCCGGAGCGCTGGACATACATCGTCGTCATTCTACTGCTGGTTCTCAGCGATGGCATCGATGGCACGCTCGCTCGCCGACTCAAGGTGACATCGGTCTTCGGGGCAATCTTCGATCCGCTCAGCGACAAGCTGCTTATCGGAGGGCTCGTCTACGGGCTATGCCTCAAGTTCGACTCCCCCTTCTTCTGGAAGGCGGCCATTGTCTTAGCCAGCATCGAGCTGGCGAACATCATGGCCGGAGCCGTCAGTGGCGCGCTCGTAAACAGCCAGGGCACCTCCGAGAAAGCGGGCGCCAGCAATATCGGCAAAGTCAAGATGGGTGTCGAGTGTGCAGCGGTCTTCCTCGGATGGATACTCCTCCCCATGACGCCCGAAGGAGTGCTCGTATGTGGTTCTCTCGTGACATTCGCGATCCCACTGGCAATCGGCAGCCTGTACGGCTACCTCAGCAAGGCAGTCCGCGTAGCAATCTCGCTTGCCCGGCGAGACACTACCGACTGA
- a CDS encoding transposase: MQDNYKGVEDIIAFSEIVNKLRQFCLDKNFIEVNTQDRLSILAACEDPDTVATYEYAGEVWPLPQTGQMWLEYELLTRPQLAGVFCVSTSYRNEQNPVPGRHKLIFPMFEYELKGGIKDLEAFNTELLEYLGFGESSSFTYKTYDELKAHYETEELTHAHENRMEKDFSPVVFCSDFPTYTSPFWNMKKNGDSHAHKIDVIMYGDETIGSAERSTDPIAMKESFYTISNGKYAEKLFQLFGKDRVERELNDFLKLDFFPRSGGGIGLTRMINAAKKGDVLNTLNNNN, encoded by the coding sequence ATGCAAGACAACTACAAGGGCGTCGAGGATATCATCGCGTTTAGCGAAATCGTTAATAAATTGCGACAGTTCTGCCTCGATAAAAACTTTATCGAAGTAAACACGCAGGACCGCCTTAGCATTCTCGCGGCCTGTGAAGACCCCGATACTGTCGCTACGTACGAATATGCCGGCGAAGTCTGGCCGTTACCACAAACAGGCCAGATGTGGCTCGAATACGAACTTCTTACCCGGCCGCAATTGGCCGGTGTTTTTTGTGTCAGCACCAGCTACCGAAACGAGCAAAATCCCGTTCCTGGTCGCCATAAGCTTATCTTTCCCATGTTCGAGTACGAACTAAAGGGCGGCATAAAAGATCTCGAGGCATTCAACACCGAACTCCTCGAATACCTAGGGTTTGGCGAATCCAGTTCTTTTACCTACAAAACCTACGACGAGCTTAAAGCGCATTATGAAACCGAGGAGCTTACCCACGCTCACGAAAACCGCATGGAAAAAGACTTCAGCCCCGTCGTTTTTTGCAGCGACTTTCCTACCTACACATCGCCATTCTGGAACATGAAAAAGAATGGCGATTCGCATGCGCATAAAATCGACGTTATTATGTACGGCGACGAAACCATAGGAAGTGCCGAGCGCAGCACCGACCCAATCGCAATGAAGGAAAGCTTCTATACGATTTCTAACGGTAAATACGCCGAAAAGCTATTCCAATTATTTGGAAAAGATCGAGTTGAACGCGAACTCAACGACTTTCTTAAACTCGATTTCTTTCCACGCTCAGGCGGTGGCATCGGCCTGACGCGCATGATTAATGCCGCAAAGAAAGGAGATGTCTTGAATACTTTAAACAACAATAACTAA
- a CDS encoding TetR/AcrR family transcriptional regulator, translated as MTNIGSEKPKERIVGTAARLFARYGINAVGVDRICLEAEVSKRTLYKYFPSKEALVSAAITNLGESWFEACTNTNLTTPAERITHVFKMVEPMAKVKDFYGCVLMNSSIELRDSNELAVSAARDFKGRLYAFFHEQAVAMNAHKPDQLAQQLILLYDGTSAWIVMRREFPASTLPTLSLLLRAAQNK; from the coding sequence ATGACCAACATTGGCAGCGAAAAACCGAAAGAGCGGATTGTCGGCACAGCCGCCCGGCTTTTTGCGCGATATGGTATTAACGCCGTAGGTGTCGATAGGATATGTCTCGAGGCAGAGGTATCAAAACGCACACTCTACAAATACTTTCCTTCAAAAGAAGCGTTGGTGTCGGCAGCCATAACAAACCTTGGTGAGTCGTGGTTTGAAGCTTGTACAAATACAAATCTGACCACTCCGGCAGAACGCATTACCCACGTCTTTAAAATGGTAGAGCCAATGGCGAAGGTAAAGGATTTCTATGGCTGCGTTCTTATGAACTCAAGTATCGAGCTTCGCGACTCTAACGAGCTGGCTGTATCCGCAGCGCGCGATTTCAAAGGTAGGCTTTACGCTTTCTTTCACGAACAAGCCGTAGCAATGAATGCCCACAAGCCCGATCAGCTAGCTCAGCAACTTATCCTCCTTTACGATGGAACGAGCGCATGGATTGTTATGCGACGAGAATTTCCAGCTTCTACCCTTCCCACGCTCTCTCTTTTGCTTAGGGCCGCACAAAACAAATAG